In the Arachis hypogaea cultivar Tifrunner chromosome 20, arahy.Tifrunner.gnm2.J5K5, whole genome shotgun sequence genome, aattcaatGAATTCGAATTATGTCATCTCCTACTAAATCGAATCTATAAATTTCGATTTATATGGTCAATGCTAAATCAAAGCAATAAGATTCGATTTATACTCACTTAATAGCAATCCAACTCATTGTAAATCAAATCTCCTTCATTCGATTTAGTAGCATAGATAGCATCCAAGTAATTTGAATCTTATAAATTCGATTTACTATGAAAACACATAATTCGGACTCCATATATTTGATTTACATAGATATGTAAATTGAGACATGctcgtaattttttttatattggcagatatacataaaaattggtttgcaaatggTTTATAAAGGTGATTTACTCCACATATTGTCACTTGtgaaatcataatattttgagaagtgatgtatagacaacttaaatgttgataagtctgaaaaattttagaaaaaataacaatataaaaaaattacatgttaatccataaatttttttaaaaaaattttgtccaTAGTCTatgattaataattttaaaattatatatatttttatttttattttatagagaCTTATAATTTTGTTATCGGCGATGTTAGTGGTTATAGAGAGATTTTTacctttaaataaattatagagaaattaaaaataaaattggttgcTATTTTTCTAACAAttcatttagtttttagtttaaattaaaattaaattatatattaaatttatatttatttatttatcctaatgattgtatataatagataatatatttaagcaTGATTTGAAAGAAActattgaattttatataattaaaagttaattatGAAATTTAAGCTAAGATGAAGTGAAATACAATAAACATCTGAAGagtgaaattaaaataagataataaaataattaaaaaagtaaaaaaaaaaaagcagaaaaatgatGCATGTAGTTGATAAAAATATActgtaaaaaaattagtataatcaatgaatataaaagatgaaagacaaaaattaagatatatttttgttaaaaaattcaaaaaaaaacattatgaagaagaacctattaatcaagttttatgaaaatattataaaaaatttaaaatattagtaaataaaataataactcctttaagaattattaatcaaaatacatataaAAGCACATTTTGATTTctagatataaaaaataataagaaaataattcaaattaaattcatttattttatttatttgtttattatttattaaataatttaatgtttatttaattttggtcaaatcagataatataattaattagttataattaatgttgTTCACCTAATGGTTTAATTGAAACATATTAAAACTCtaaaggtaaaattaaaactaaatgttaaggataaaataaaaaaaaataaaattacatttgctatcttgaaattttttttaataaaaattttatttatacatctttaaaatGCATCACTTTGAtacaatgatatttttattaaaaataaaaattatgataaatatcttatatatttattagtaaattatatacaaaaataagtatatcatttttattatataaaaataacttaaatacttttaaatgtgattatgataattcattaagcattatattttttttactaatttatatttaataatttacctctaacttttaattatagtaaaaatgtaagatatgatgccaaaaaaattaaagtgacataaattttttactaacaaatttttttttcattttttagacacatatttattttttttaagttatacattttaatttatataaattaatgacaattaaatgtaaaaaaatactaattaataaagaaataaaatttaagataaacatgtcctgaacaaattgaaataaaataaagacatttaattatgatcattaattataatcacatataTTTACTTCAAGATATATACCTCAAAACtcagtatattaatattttgtattattattttttaattttagactatcacaaacattagttactctccaataatgacaataatttttaaaaaaataaacataattaaataatcttaaaattatataataatttttaaaataacaataaaatatacaattacttaaaatataatatttatatagtaattgaaatttaattgccaatataaaagtaacatataatatcatttcataatcaaataagtgtttaatcaaagaatttaatatttatatatataataatatgatgaaataaataaaagtttgaGTTTAACCATaatataaattgtaattgatttgatttaaaaaaaattgaataaccgTTTTTAGAAATATGCCAATCTAAATAATATAGattgaagataaaaaaatataactaaattatataatacaacataatatttctaaaaatttgtttTATAGCAGATCTAATATCAAGATATATCAGGATCTGTGGTATaatctaattttacaattatttaaacgttgtttttatgaaaaatcgcattatttattttaaaaaaatatttactcattattataatttaaatagaatataaaatagatattaaaccaattatttcttttaataattactcAGTTACAAATATCCATCAAGGACATGAGATTTAAGAGCATACAAAGTAAATATAATACTTACAATTTTTACACTACCACAATAAGATGATTATTACAAGTCTttttagcataaattaaatagaacaACATATAAGAATAAAGAAACaatcaaatccaaaaaaattatagaacATCTGTCATGCACTACGACGGTTAGTATTGAGAAAGttttaatcatttatttttttattgaataaattaccatttgtacccataaaagatacagatgctgacaaatgtacccatataagaataaaacgacaattataaCCACGGAAGATGACTTCCGTGTGCCAAGAGTACCCAAACGTTGGTTACACAATTGGTCCGTTAGGGTATTCTTAGCACACGGAAGCTATCTTCCGTGAgtacaattgtcgttttattcttatatggatacatttgtcagcgtttgtatctttcatggatacaaatggtaatttattcttttttattagcTATCTTTTTATCTACTCTGCACTTCATCTACGAATATATTAAGGACTAAACCTATGCTTCAACTTTTCAAAATCCCATATATTCTTGCCAAACACAATAttattatgtctttttttttttttaatagaaaccATTGAATGGAAGGACCGTTAGTAAAAAGATGAGGTTCTCTTATAATATGTATGACTTTTTAtgataataaagaaaataaaaaagtataaaataatattgtgtatatttaagttaattttaatcttttttaataactAGATTTGTCATAATGTAACTAATAAACAATGACAGTTAATACGGATTGGATATGTTTTGAGTATGCTAtacattttatgattttgtacggaacaatattaattttaatttatatatttattattgggtattaaaaataaaaagtatttgtaTTGTTAGCATTTTTCAATCCTTCCTTAACTCTGATCGTGATTAGGCTTAAAAGATCACCTACCTCGTTGGACATAAATGTAATCCAATCAATTTCATCTGATAGTGCTATACATTCGCATAATCATAGAAAAATCACATTCGCATAATTATAGGAGAATTAACTTTAGCGAGATAACAATATGGTATTTAGTTACCACatgagtatttttatatatagaattatcaatcaattatgtatgGCTTCTGATGAAAATGATATATTTAACATTAATATTGTTTGTTAGGTAAAAGATAACAGattgacaaagaaaattaattacaatgggtatattattttaaaatatatttttttatataatactatAAAAATATCATGATCACCCTGAATTACTACAGGTTCAACTTTCATCGACAGCGGTAGAATGCCTAAATTGAGACATTTTCAGACTATAATATTTGTCAAACAAACAATTAATGAAACACTCATCTATACCTTCTCATTTtgagtatatttatacataaaaaaaattgaaatagaaaaagtgataaaaataatgatttttataattttgtgtggctatatatatatatatataaaagatcaaAAGACTATGattatctaataaaattaattttatttattgcatttaattttaataagtaaaaaataatcttattttattttagtccttaattcacattatttaaatttagctcaatatatatgatatgatttgatttgatttaattattagtaaaaaatatattgaaaaccTATTTTATgcataattagtataattaatttgatttaataaattaaaaaaataaattaaaaaatactaacaaaacattaaaagaaataaattaaaaatgctacgaaatcaattagttgatatagttgatttatcataataaattgtatttaatgagttaaaagaaacaaatcgCTAAACACTCTCGTAAGCATGCATGTcactaggggtgtgcatgggtcgggtgaaaccgggtttgatgtgacccagacccggcccGAAATATGTACCGGGCCCATTTAtgagacccgaacccgaccctagacccgatgaaacctatacccTTTCGGGCCACAACTAtatcgggtgaaaaccgggccgttaacattatattaccttgataccttcttgtaagttagcatgtaaaaatatccaaatttgcaagactccaaccattatttgacatggtaaaattcacttagaaaaatataacaagaaccaactcttctctaaaattaaagcataaccataatcaataatattaatattgcctaataacaccaaatatttaaataaatacaaataacacaatattatgcattagtctaaagtcttatgcattttaaatataaaacattaacttatagtcttatatataatgactaataacacaaaatattaaggtttacaatacttaaattctacataataatagccatcatccatcactaataatacaaaatatttattgTGTATAGTggccgggccaccgggccgatttcgggtgacccgagctatggcccggacccgatccaaaataatgaccgggtctatttttgagacccttacccggccctagacccgatgaaatcacaccaaattagcccctaaagtgttcgggaccgggccgggccttcgggccgggccgggccatgcacacccctacatgTCACGTCAACTCCATTATTAAGTGGAGaaatctgatttttatataataaaatatataataaatagaatatatgagaatatgatatgagacatattttaattatgaaattggtattatataatatattttttctaaattcttattgcttgttcgttgctaatttttacgtaattacttaataatttatgCCTATAAAACTATCAACTacctaatattatgatttaattaataagaatgatgacattaatattttttcataagtcttgttattatttataattagaaaatagccataaataaatttattttcttaacgAGTGTTAACTTTGTTGTCAAATTCTATATTACCTTTCAAATTTTAGCGTAATTGACTCTAATTTCtacattttgaaatgaatttactcaaaaaaattaatatgtaaatcacattattattacaaattactttttaaatataattagtgGTGCTTGTTTGAACCattaaatttagcttctaatgatattaaagtcaacctattttattatcttgtgccttcaaagaatttacacgactaacataaaaatataacaattgaaaaaaaatttcattacaatgggtatattcattttaacaaatattcttctatctaatactataaaaaaatacatggGCCACTTTGAATTGCTACAGGTCAATTTCCATCCACATTAGTAGAATGTCTAAATTGAGATATAttcatcaaacaaacaatcaataaaacaCTCATCAGAAGAGTtgaaatatatttatacataaaagaaattatacattaaaaaaaaagaaaagaagagttgaaatagtaaaagtaataaaaattatgATTCTTATAATTTGTGTGACCATCTATATAGTAGATCAGACaactatgattatctaacaaaattaatttgtatttattgcactcaacttgaataagtaataaattatcttattttaatttagtttttaattcatatgatttgaatttagtttaatatatattatttgatgatttaattattagttaaaaatatcttagttatctattttattcataaatttattatttaatgacaaataaattaatcaaattaattaattagtacacacaataaatttgacttaataaattaaaagaattaaattaaaaaatactaataaaatattaaaataaatgaattaagaAATATTACCAAAtcgaaataatataaattataataaattatataatatttaaatatctaattaaatcaattagttgatataattagttTGTTgtaataacttgtatttaatgagttaaaagaaataaatcaaaaaacaaagaaacataCCACGTCAGCTCCATGTTAATAAGTGCAGAAAATCGATTTTTATATGTAATAGGATAGATTTTATTTTCATAGGCTCCGCTATATACATGAGAATATTACACAGCAAAGAAGATGGGACCGTACAAAAGATTCCATAGGCTCCATGCTCTCACTCTCACCTGAACCCCATGGCTGATAGTTTGGTCAGATCCGGAGCGAGACCCAAGACCTGCCACATCGACGCTGCCATGGAATGCGTCATTCGCTACATCGACGACCCCAAAGACCGCAGCGCCGTCTCCCTTGTCTGCCGTCGATGGCACAAGCTCGATTCCCTCACACGCAAGCACGTCACCGTCGCCTTCTGCTACACCACCACTCCGGAGCGCCTTAGGGGGCGGTTCCCGCGGCTGGAGTCCCTGAAGCTGAAGGGGAAGCCGAGGGCGGCGATGTTCAACCTCATACCGGAGGATTGGGGTGGTCACGTGACACCTTGGGTGAGGGAAATCTCGGAGGGTTTCGAGTTTCTGAAGAGCGTTCATTTCCGGCGAATGATTGTTAGGGATTCGGATCTTGAGCTTCTTGCGAGGTCACGTGGTCACGTGCTTGAGGCTTTGAAGCTTGATAAGTGTTCTGGTTTCTCCACTGATGGCCTTCTCTTTGTTACTAGGTTTTGCAGGTATGCTCTGAACTCTGcactattccttttttttttttcatttttgtttctttttttcctAAAATAGAAAAGACTAAGTTTTCAATCATTTAAAGCATAAgtcgttttttctttttctattttgacTCTCGTTCGAAGTTGGAACGTTGGAATCATATTTCTATTTTGGGACCTGTAAACTGAGCATGccctaattttattattttattttatcttttaggtTTTCTTGAGTAAAGTACAAAATTATCcgtagaagaagaaggaaattCAAATATAACGAAAATTATTAACAAAAGATAATGTTcgcttcaaaatttttataatttttgcgtAGATTTGACGAACGAATCAAGCCTTTTGGTATACCAGGGAAATTTTTGTTCTTTTATAGTTAAATTTgtcatggtatgatctttcataACTAAATTCGGTACTTCACTTTGCGAATTTTCAACGGTTAAATTAGAAATTCTCATTTATTTTCCCAGTCCGTTGTGCTTGTACTATCACTCTGCTATTCCAATTGTTTGGCAGGAGTTAATAACCATTTTGACCCTAAAAGATTACAATTTTtgacaaattaaatttcaaaagatGTACATGACAAAATGATTTCCAAAGATATGTTGCGTCTGTCAAATTGAACCAAACGTTTAGTTAATTTACTTGTATAAGTTTGGTTCATTTTATCAAATAGAGAATATCTTTGGTCATTTTCTCATTTGCATCTTTTGGGGTCAATTTTGTCAAAATCGTAATATTCCAGGATGCAAAATGGCTGTTTACTCGGTAGGAGGCTTTTGTTTCATACCCTTGGAATGATAAATTCTGCCTTATTTCATTTTAGACCAATAtccaagatttttttttaatttttttttctgataATTAGGCAAAATGCCGAGTGATGGGAAGATTTAACCTAGTCTTCCTGTTTCAAACTGATAGCAATTTTTAGTTGACTGATGTTTGGAGTATGCTGAATGTACTGATCCGTTTCTTAAACCTGATGCGATAATAATAATTGAATTCATGCCAACATAGTTATTGTGCAGCTCTGAATGTGAAATTCGAAATTTGCAGGAATTTAAGAGTCTTGTTTTTGGAGGAAAGCACAATTGTTGAGAAAGATTGTGAATGGCTGCATGAGCTTGCTTTGAACAATACTGTACTTGAGACGCTGAATTTTTACTTGACAGACATTGCTGCTGTCAAATTTCAGGACCTGGAACTTATAGCCAAAAATTGTCCTAACTTAGTCTCTGTGAAAATTACTGATTCTGAAGTCTTGGATCTTGTGAACTTCTTTTGCTATGCCTCTGCTCTAGAAGAATTTAGTGGAGGTTCCTACAACTGCGAACCGGATAAGTACAATGCTGTTGTGTTACCAGAAAAATTACACCGATTGGGTTTGACATATATCGGAGGGAATGAGTTGCCGGTGGTGTTCAGTTGTGCATCTGGGCTTACAAAATTGGATCTGCTTTATTCATTTTTGGATTCCGAGGATCATTGTATGTTAATCGAGAGGTGCCCCAATTTGGAGGTCCTTGAGGTAAGTTCCAGAGATCTTGCCATTTGAGATATCTTAATTTACCTGTCTACTTCTCTACTGGGTTGATGTTTGCATATATTGTTTTGAATTGAACTTCTTTGATCAAGCATAAAGGGAAATGTAGAAACtccgaaaaagaaaataattttaagtcGATAACAACACGAGTAAATACCCAATTTGGTCCCCAAATAATTTCAGATCAGACAGGTTAGTCTCTCCATCACTTTCAATCAAGTTTTTTATATGCATGTGGACAAATAATTCTCTAACAAATTTAATCCTAAGACAATTAGGTCCCAAAAATTATCATTATAAGACAAATTAGTCATTTCCAAAACAACGAAGGGACCAATTTGTTCAACAAGAGTAATTCTTGAGGAAATAAAAACTTATTGGGGACCAAAGCGTCAGGATTTAAAATTCCTTATGGACCAATTTGGGTGTTTAACTGTTTATTCATAACAACATCTTGAGACAAAATAGTTTATTTTGGATGGCCAgaattgtatttttaatattatatttccCCATGGACAGTCGAGGAATGTGATTGGAGATAGAGGATTGGAAGTTCTTGCTCGCTGTTGTAAGAGGTTTAAAAGGCTTAGGATTGAACGAGACAGTGATGAAGTTGGTACTAGTGTTACCCATAAAGGATTAATTGCTTTGTCACAGGGATGTCCAGAACTAGAATATTTGGCTGTTTATGTATCTGACATGACGAATGCCTGTCTCGAACACATCGGTACTCACTGCAAAAATCTCTATGATTTTCGGCTTGTCTTGCTTGATCACCGTGAAAAAATAACTGATTTGCCACTTGACAATGGAGTAAGGGCTTTACTCATGGGTTGCGACAAGCTTATAAGATTTGCACTATATCTGCGTCCTGGGGGCTTGACCGACAAGGGTCTTGGCTATATTGGGAAATACAGCCAAAATGTTAGGTGGATGCTG is a window encoding:
- the LOC112782633 gene encoding coronatine-insensitive protein 1, whose protein sequence is MADSLVRSGARPKTCHIDAAMECVIRYIDDPKDRSAVSLVCRRWHKLDSLTRKHVTVAFCYTTTPERLRGRFPRLESLKLKGKPRAAMFNLIPEDWGGHVTPWVREISEGFEFLKSVHFRRMIVRDSDLELLARSRGHVLEALKLDKCSGFSTDGLLFVTRFCRNLRVLFLEESTIVEKDCEWLHELALNNTVLETLNFYLTDIAAVKFQDLELIAKNCPNLVSVKITDSEVLDLVNFFCYASALEEFSGGSYNCEPDKYNAVVLPEKLHRLGLTYIGGNELPVVFSCASGLTKLDLLYSFLDSEDHCMLIERCPNLEVLESRNVIGDRGLEVLARCCKRFKRLRIERDSDEVGTSVTHKGLIALSQGCPELEYLAVYVSDMTNACLEHIGTHCKNLYDFRLVLLDHREKITDLPLDNGVRALLMGCDKLIRFALYLRPGGLTDKGLGYIGKYSQNVRWMLLGYLGESDAGLLEFSKGCPNLQKLEMRGCYHFSERALAAAATQLASLRYLWVQGCGQSTSRGDLVAMARPFWNIELIPSRRVIANDESRGPVAVEHPAHILAYFSLAGQRSDFPDSVVPLDSTTRV